A section of the Neofelis nebulosa isolate mNeoNeb1 chromosome 12, mNeoNeb1.pri, whole genome shotgun sequence genome encodes:
- the FRRS1L gene encoding DOMON domain-containing protein FRRS1L — translation MAQPPRQRPGAWVPLVLLLLAGPTTCAASPADDGAGPGGRGPRGRARGDAGADEAVPRHDSSYGTFAGEFYDLRYLSEEGYPFPTAPPVDPFAKIKVDDCGKTKGCFRYGKPGCNAETCDYFLSYRMIGADVEFELSADTDGWVAVGFSSDKKMGGDDVMACVHDDNGRVRIQHFYNVGQWAKEIQRNPARDEEGVFENNRVTCRFKRPVNVPRDETIVDLHLSWYYLFAWGPAIQGSITRHDIDSPPTSERVVSIYKYEDIFMPSAAYQTFSSPFCLLLIVALTFYLLMGTP, via the exons ATGGCACAGCCGCCCCGGCAGCGCCCGGGGGCCTGGGTGCCGCTGGTCTTGCTGCTGCTGGCCGGGCCCACCACCTGTGCCGCCAGCCCCGCGGACGACGGCGCGGGCCCTGGGGGCCGGGGACCCCGGGGCCGAGCGCGGGGGGACGCCGGTGCAGACGAGGCGGTGCCGCGCCACGACTCCTCCTACGGCACCTTCGCCGGGGAGTTCTACGACCTGCGCTACCTGTCCGAGGAGG GTTACCCTTTCCCTACTGCTCCTCCCGTGGATCCATTTGCCAAAATCAAAGTGGATGACTGTGGAAAGACTAAGGGATGCTTTAG ATATGGCAAACCGGGCTGTAATGCAGAGACTTGTGACTACTTCCTTAGCTACCGGATGATAGGGGCTGATGTGGAATTTGAACTGAGCGCCGACACAGATGGTTGGGTAGCAGTTGGATTCTCTTCAGACAAGAAAATG GGTGGTGATGACGTCATGGCCTGTGTCCATGATGACAATGGCAGGGTCCGCATACAGCACTTCTATAATGTAGGCCAGTGGGCAAAAGAGATTCAGAGAAACCCTGCCAGAGATGAAGAAGGAGTCTTTGAAAACAATCGggtcacctgcagatttaaacGCCCTGTGAACGTTCCCAGAGATGAAACAATTGTCGATCTGCATTTGAGTTGGTATTATCTGTTTGCTTGGGGTCCAGCCATTCAGG GCTCTATCACCCGACATGATATAGACTCACCACCGACTTCAGAGCGTGTTGTCAGTATTTACAAGTATGAAGACATTTTTATGCCATCGGCTGCCTATCAAaccttctcttctccattttgTTTGCTTCTCATTGTTGCTCTGACCTTCTACCTGTTGATGGGAACTCCTTAA